Proteins found in one Vicia villosa cultivar HV-30 ecotype Madison, WI unplaced genomic scaffold, Vvil1.0 ctg.000182F_1_1, whole genome shotgun sequence genomic segment:
- the LOC131625074 gene encoding uncharacterized mitochondrial protein AtMg00310-like gives MGNDTYLGLPSAIGQSKKATFSYVKDRIWKKINSWRGRPLSRAGKEVMIKSMLQSIPYYIMSLFILPDGIVSDVKKMLNSFWWGGGTNHNCIRWMAWDKLTGAKKEGGLGFRGLKAFNLAMVAKRGWLLLSKPQSLVSRIFKSRYFPNSTFFEANLSNNPSFVWRSVWQARSLLSLGCRWSIRDGRNVPLMGSPWLRGNKEVMLNGPQR, from the coding sequence ATGGGAAATGATACCTATCTGGGTCTCCCGTCTGCTATTGGCCAGAGCAAGAAAGCCACATTTAGTTACGTGAAGGATagaatttggaagaagattaatTCTTGGAGAGGTAGGCCTCTTTCTCGGGCAGGAAAAGAGGTGATGATAAAGTCGATGCTTCAATCTATACCTTACTATATTATGAGCTTGTTTATCCTTCCTGATGGAATTGTCTCTGATGTCAAGAAAATGCTTAATTCATTTTGGTGGGGAGGTGGCACCAATCATAACTGTATCAGATGGATGGCATGGGATAAACTTACAGGTGCTAAAAAAGAAGGAGGTCTTGGTTTCCGGGGTCTTAAGGCTTTTAACTTGGCAATGGTGGCTAAGCGGGGTTGGCTTCTTTTATCCAAGCCTCAGTCGTTGGTTTCCAGAATCTTTAAATCAAGGTATTTTCCTAATTCAACGTTCTTTGAAGCAAATTTGAGTAACAATCCTAGTTTTGTTTGGCGTAGTGTTTGGCAAGCTAGGTCTCTTTTGTCTCTTGGATGTAGGTGGAGTATTCGGGATGGCAGGAACGTTCCTTTGATGGGATCTCCTTGGCTTAGGGGAAATAAAGAGGTAATGTTGAATGGCCCACAGAGATAA